The Pseudomonas viciae genomic interval ACCACCCGCGGTTTCAAGGAAGCCGAGTGCAAGGAACTGGCCGGCTGGATCTGCGACATCCTGGCTGACCTGAACAACGAAGCAGTGATCGACGCCGTTCGTGAGAAGGTCAAGGCTATCTGCAAGAAGTTGCCGGTATACGGCGCTTAATCAGCCCGCCAGACCGTAGTTAAAAAGGCCCGCATCGAAAGATGCGGGCCTTTTTTATTAGTCGTTAACCCGACAAGGCCAATTAACCAAGTTATCCGCACTCACATGCAACGCTCGCCACCGCACTTAACTTCCTGCAATACAGATAACACCACCGACAATCAATAAACCAATAACATCCACCTCGTTCCACCTCATAATTCAATACAGGATTCAATTATCACATGGACAGTGAACACTCTTTTCATGCAACACTTAATATGTTTGACGCCCACGTAAATCTACTTGAAACGCTGCATGGCAAACCCGCGATGGCGACCGTCAGTTCATTCAGCGGTGGATTCTTTACCGGCAAACCGCAAACCCATGATCACTCACACCTGCTCGGCATGCGCGCCGAAGCCCAGGCCGTGGACTGCATCCCATTGATGCTGCATTTCCAGCCTACGCCCAATGGCTACATCCTGACCCTGAAAAACCCCGGGGAATACTATAACAAACTGATTAGCAAGAGCTGGCTTGAAGTGCTTGGCGCACAGAATTCAAACACTGTTAATCCGACGCGTTTCATCCTTATCGATCATCAACAAAACATCATCACACGAAAAAGCATCAACACCCAGCACACCCCCATCTCGCTCATGACCGCGACTAATAAATATGTCGGCGGATTAAGAATGCGCGGGTCGCCTTATATTTATCTTGCCGAGACCGAAGAAAAGTCAAAGATAACTTTCATCTTGAGCCTGCGTGAAGGAGTGTAGGGTCCGCCCAAAAACATAAAACCAGGTAGCCCCTGTGACGAGAGGTTTGTCCCCTCGCCCCAGGGGCTGCGTCAGGTTGACCGGCTGCAAAATTTTTTTATTGGAAGAAAAGGCTCAAGCACAGGGGTTTCACACAACTGGTAAGACCGGTCAAGCCAAAACCCTACAATTCAGCTTGCATCCCCTGAAAAACAGCGCCTAGACTGCGCCTGCACTGGACAAACCGGTAAGACCACAATAATGAAGTCCTGACGCCAACGGCCCCAGCGCCGACGAACAAGGACACCGAACCAGGAATCCCTCCCATGCTCAAATGGTGCTCGCGGTCGATCTTCCTTCAAGTTGTCCTCGGACTGGTGCTCGGCATCGTCTGCGGGCTTACCCTTCCCGAATACTCTGCACAGCTCAAACCCCTCGGCGACGGCTTTATCAAGCTGATCAAGATGCTCATCGGCCTGATCGTGTTCTGCGTGGTGGTCAGCGGTATCTCCGGTGCCGGTGATCTGAAGAAGGTCGGACGCATCGGCCTCAAGTCGGTCATCTACTTCGAAATACTCACCACCATCGCCTTGGTCCTCGGTCTGGTGCTTGCCTTCAGTACGGGCATCGGCAGCGGGGCGAACATTCATCTGGAACAGCTCTCCAGCGCCGACATGGGTGATATCGCCCAGCGCGGCCAACACATGGTCACCACCACTCAGTTCCTGATGAACCTGATTCCGAGTTCGGTGATCGGTGCGTTCGCTGACAACAACATTCTGCAGGTGTTGGTGTTCTCGGTATTGTTCGGCAGTGCGTTGAATCTGGTGGGCGACGCGGCTTCGGGCATTTCTCGGTTGATCAACGAACTCAGCCACGTAATCTTTCGCATCATGGGCATGATCGTGCGCCTGGCCCCCATCGGAGTCTTCGGCGCCATTGCCTTTACCACCAGCAAATATGGCCTGGACTCACTGCAGCACCTGGGCAGCCTCGTCGGTCTGTTCTACCTGACCTGCATCGCTTTTGTCGCGGTGATCCTGGGCGTGGTCATGCGTGCGTCGGGCCTGCCAATGCTGCCGTTTCTCAAATACCTGCGCGAAGAGTTGCTCATCGTCCTCGGCACCGCTTCGTCCGACGCGGTGCTGCCACAGGTCATGCGCAAGCTCGAGCACCTCGGGATCGGCAGCTCCACGGTGGGCCTGGTGATTCCGACCGGCTACTCGTTCAACCTGGACGGTTTTTCGATCTATCTGACCTTGGCGATTGTCTTCATCGCCAACGCGACCGGCACGCCCCTGGCCATGAGCGATCTGTTGACCATCTTGCTGGTGTCGCTGATTACCTCCAAGGGCGCCCATGGGATTCCCGGCTCGGCGCTGGTGATCCTGGCCGCCACGTTGACCGCGATCCCGGCGATCCCGGTGGTCGGCCTGGTGCTGGTGTTGGCCGTGGACTGGTTCATGGGCATCG includes:
- a CDS encoding C4-dicarboxylate transporter DctA — protein: MLKWCSRSIFLQVVLGLVLGIVCGLTLPEYSAQLKPLGDGFIKLIKMLIGLIVFCVVVSGISGAGDLKKVGRIGLKSVIYFEILTTIALVLGLVLAFSTGIGSGANIHLEQLSSADMGDIAQRGQHMVTTTQFLMNLIPSSVIGAFADNNILQVLVFSVLFGSALNLVGDAASGISRLINELSHVIFRIMGMIVRLAPIGVFGAIAFTTSKYGLDSLQHLGSLVGLFYLTCIAFVAVILGVVMRASGLPMLPFLKYLREELLIVLGTASSDAVLPQVMRKLEHLGIGSSTVGLVIPTGYSFNLDGFSIYLTLAIVFIANATGTPLAMSDLLTILLVSLITSKGAHGIPGSALVILAATLTAIPAIPVVGLVLVLAVDWFMGIGRALTNLIGNCVATVAIARWEKDIDVPRARKVLSGQQGYTFQPRKPVGSAHHQQF